One segment of Phoenix dactylifera cultivar Barhee BC4 unplaced genomic scaffold, palm_55x_up_171113_PBpolish2nd_filt_p 000162F, whole genome shotgun sequence DNA contains the following:
- the LOC103707796 gene encoding sphinganine C4-monooxygenase 2-like, with amino-acid sequence MENVPSDELLGIVVPIGVYWTYSGIYMMLGSLEKYRLHSRKDEDIKNLVSKREVVNGVLAQQLVQATVAFLLFKVSKNSSEIASTVQTPFIVLARQFFIGMFVIDTWQYFWHRYMHSNKFLYRHIHSWH; translated from the exons ATGGAGAATGTTCCTTCTGATGAACTTTTGGGCATTGTGGTTCCCATCGGGGTCTATTGGACTTATTCAGGTATCTATATGATGCTTGGCTCCCTCGAAAAGTACCGGCTGCATTCCAGGAAAGATGAAGACATCAAGAATCTGGTATCTAAGCGTGAGGTAGTCAATGGGGTTCTTGCTCAGCAACTGGTTCAAGCTACTGTTGCATTCCTTCTTTTCAAG GTTAGTAAAAATAGTAGTGAAATTGCTTCCACTGTTCAAACTCCATTCATTGTGCTAGCGAGGCAGTTCTTCATCGGCATGTTCGTCATCGACACATGGCAATACTTTTGGCACAGGTACATGCACAGCAACAAGTTTTTGTACCGTCACATCCATTCATGGCAC